The following are from one region of the Hydrogenimonas sp. SS33 genome:
- a CDS encoding P-loop NTPase: protein MSTQARGLEALVASSQEPGGATRVVAVTSGKGGVGKSTLSANIAYVLAQKGFKVGIMDADIGLANLDVMFNVRAAKTILHVLKGEATFEEIVVQLGENLWLIPGESGDEILKFSDATIVSRFLDEAQALENLDFLIIDTGAGIGDTIQMFLRAADDVVVVTVPDPAAITDAYAMVKVVSKERDEIEMVINQVKNPKEGEKIFETIRKVAQGNIGENLHLKLLGSVRSDDYVARSVKQRVLVCKELANIAPAHDIEKIAVALGNKKEHKMLEARNEGGIGTFFKKLLGQF, encoded by the coding sequence ATGAGCACCCAGGCCAGAGGACTCGAAGCGCTGGTCGCCTCCAGCCAGGAGCCGGGAGGCGCGACGCGGGTGGTCGCCGTCACCAGCGGCAAGGGGGGTGTCGGAAAGAGCACCCTGAGCGCCAACATCGCCTATGTGCTGGCGCAAAAGGGGTTCAAGGTGGGCATCATGGATGCCGACATCGGGCTGGCCAACCTGGATGTGATGTTCAACGTGCGGGCGGCGAAGACGATTTTGCACGTGCTCAAAGGGGAGGCGACTTTCGAAGAGATCGTGGTCCAGCTGGGGGAGAACCTGTGGCTCATTCCGGGAGAGAGCGGCGACGAGATTCTCAAATTTTCCGACGCCACCATCGTCAGCCGCTTTCTCGACGAAGCCCAGGCTTTGGAGAATCTCGATTTTCTCATCATCGACACGGGGGCGGGCATCGGGGACACGATCCAGATGTTCCTGCGGGCTGCCGACGATGTGGTGGTGGTGACGGTGCCCGACCCCGCCGCCATCACCGACGCCTATGCCATGGTGAAGGTCGTCAGCAAGGAGCGGGACGAGATTGAAATGGTGATCAACCAGGTCAAGAACCCCAAAGAGGGGGAGAAGATCTTCGAGACGATCCGCAAGGTGGCCCAGGGCAACATCGGGGAGAATCTGCACCTCAAGCTCCTCGGCTCGGTCCGCAGCGACGACTATGTGGCCAGGAGCGTCAAGCAGCGGGTGCTGGTCTGCAAAGAGCTCGCCAATATCGCCCCCGCCCACGATATCGAGAAGATCGCCGTGGCGCTGGGGAACAAAAAGGAACACAAAATGCTTGAGGCTCGGAACGAGGGTGGCATCGGCACCTTTTTCAAAAAACTGCTGGGGCAGTTTTAG
- a CDS encoding RNA polymerase sigma factor FliA yields MMAKRYGYDDQIRHYQDELAVQYLPAVKAMAYRLKERLPRSIEFDDLVSIGAEELIKLARRYDREQNDSFWGYGKTRVYGAMLDYLRSLDIVSRANRKLIKQIDEIIAQYMDEHGVEPENSYIAEILNEEEQKIKEVRRVAAIYNVLPLDDQLESEQKSTFEQIEQEELIEKIMEVLETMPKRDQLIMQMYYFEELTYKEISEILDITPSRISQVHKRVITKIKESIG; encoded by the coding sequence ATGATGGCGAAAAGATACGGTTACGATGATCAGATCCGCCACTACCAGGATGAGCTGGCGGTGCAGTACCTCCCCGCGGTCAAGGCGATGGCCTACCGCCTCAAGGAGCGCCTGCCCCGCTCCATCGAGTTCGACGACCTGGTGAGTATCGGCGCCGAAGAGCTCATCAAGCTGGCACGCAGGTACGACAGGGAGCAGAACGACTCCTTCTGGGGGTACGGAAAGACGCGTGTCTACGGCGCCATGCTCGACTATCTGCGTTCCCTCGACATCGTCAGCCGCGCCAACCGGAAGCTGATCAAGCAGATCGACGAAATCATCGCCCAGTATATGGACGAACACGGCGTCGAGCCGGAAAACAGCTACATCGCGGAAATTCTGAATGAAGAGGAACAGAAGATCAAAGAGGTGCGCCGGGTGGCCGCCATCTACAATGTGCTTCCGCTGGACGACCAGCTCGAGAGCGAACAGAAGAGCACCTTCGAGCAGATCGAGCAGGAGGAGCTGATTGAAAAGATCATGGAGGTGCTGGAGACGATGCCCAAACGGGACCAGCTCATCATGCAGATGTACTACTTCGAGGAGCTGACCTACAAGGAGATCTCGGAGATTCTCGACATCACCCCGTCGCGCATCTCCCAGGTGCACAAGCGTGTCATCACGAAGATCAAAGAGAGTATAGGATGA
- the fliM gene encoding flagellar motor switch protein FliM has product MADILSQEEIDALLEAVEDEGTPEALESEEEVFDQRQITLYDFKRPNRVSKEQLRAFRGIHDKMARSLASQISSVMRSIVEIQLHSVDQMTYGEFLMSLPSPTSFNVFSMKPLDGSGILEINPSIAFPMVDRLLGGNGEPYETTREFTDIELNLMDTILRIIMGTLKEAWAPVIDLYPNVESKESSPNVIQIVAQNEIVVMVVMEIVIGHSSGMMNICYPVITLESILNKLGSRDFMLSETSAKKSRNKELKALVGGARVTVNAFLGDAELSLQELLSLKKGDIIRLDRPADDTAVINADGKDRFIGKMGLRRFRKSLEVLELIVDEKDEVKEILQEIEEERKKRLAMTLNEEEEVVNG; this is encoded by the coding sequence ATGGCCGACATACTGAGCCAGGAAGAGATCGACGCCCTCCTGGAAGCGGTGGAGGACGAAGGGACGCCCGAAGCGCTGGAGTCGGAAGAGGAGGTTTTCGACCAGCGGCAGATCACCCTCTACGACTTCAAACGCCCCAACCGGGTCAGCAAGGAGCAGCTGCGGGCCTTTCGGGGCATTCACGACAAGATGGCCCGCTCTCTGGCGTCGCAGATCTCCTCGGTGATGCGCTCCATCGTCGAGATCCAGCTCCATTCGGTGGACCAGATGACCTACGGGGAGTTTCTGATGAGCCTCCCCAGCCCCACCAGTTTCAACGTCTTCTCCATGAAACCGCTGGACGGCAGCGGTATTCTGGAGATCAACCCCTCCATCGCCTTCCCGATGGTCGACCGCCTGCTGGGCGGCAACGGGGAACCCTACGAAACGACTAGGGAGTTCACCGACATCGAACTCAACCTGATGGACACGATCCTTCGTATCATCATGGGGACGCTGAAGGAGGCGTGGGCGCCCGTCATCGACCTCTACCCCAACGTGGAGTCGAAAGAGTCGAGCCCCAACGTCATCCAGATCGTCGCCCAGAACGAGATCGTGGTGATGGTGGTCATGGAGATCGTCATCGGCCACAGCAGTGGCATGATGAACATCTGTTATCCCGTCATCACCCTCGAATCGATCCTCAACAAACTGGGTAGCAGGGATTTCATGCTTTCGGAGACCAGCGCCAAAAAGAGCCGCAACAAGGAGCTCAAGGCGCTGGTGGGAGGCGCACGGGTGACGGTGAACGCGTTCCTGGGAGATGCGGAACTGAGCCTGCAGGAGCTTCTGAGCCTGAAAAAGGGGGATATCATCCGCCTCGACCGTCCCGCCGACGATACGGCGGTCATCAATGCCGACGGCAAAGACCGTTTTATCGGAAAAATGGGGCTTCGCCGCTTCAGGAAATCTCTGGAGGTTCTGGAGCTGATCGTCGACGAGAAGGATGAGGTGAAAGAGATTCTCCAGGAGATCGAGGAGGAGCGGAAAAAACGTCTCGCAATGACACTGAACGAGGAAGAGGAGGTCGTCAATGGCTGA
- the fliY gene encoding flagellar motor switch protein FliY: MADWIELLAAETAATIEGLTGQRPDVTFKNREEISISNILAPMAVVTVEASGDLTGKMAFVLSPTLGTALSDLMLGGEGESKPTMDEDDLDAVKEIVSNIFGALSTAMKAQKEFPNLDFSVKEIKFYPEGEDIDLQDYETLLAYNFSLGIVNGIFMTLLDADLTSLIEAPEAGGKEEAAAPQAPSNEGAFPCEESREIDPSEMKNIGLILDVKLPLRVRIGSKKMLLKDVLGMDIGSVIELDQLANDPLEILVDDKVIAYGEVVIVDGNFGVQITHIGSKRDRLEKLRS; the protein is encoded by the coding sequence ATGGCTGACTGGATCGAACTGCTGGCAGCCGAAACGGCCGCTACCATCGAGGGGCTGACGGGCCAGCGTCCCGATGTCACCTTCAAAAACAGGGAAGAGATCAGTATCTCCAACATTCTCGCGCCGATGGCGGTGGTGACGGTCGAAGCGAGCGGAGATCTGACGGGCAAGATGGCCTTCGTCCTCTCCCCCACGCTGGGAACCGCCCTTTCGGACCTGATGCTCGGCGGAGAGGGTGAGAGCAAGCCGACGATGGACGAGGATGACCTGGATGCGGTCAAAGAGATCGTTTCCAACATTTTCGGGGCCCTCTCCACCGCCATGAAGGCACAGAAAGAGTTCCCCAACCTCGATTTCAGCGTCAAAGAGATCAAATTCTACCCGGAAGGGGAAGATATCGACCTTCAGGACTACGAGACGCTGCTGGCCTACAACTTCTCCCTGGGGATCGTCAACGGCATCTTCATGACCCTGCTCGACGCCGATCTCACCTCTTTGATCGAAGCGCCGGAGGCGGGAGGGAAGGAGGAGGCCGCCGCGCCGCAAGCCCCGTCGAATGAGGGGGCATTTCCCTGCGAGGAGTCCCGGGAGATCGACCCGAGCGAGATGAAGAACATCGGCCTGATTCTCGACGTGAAGCTTCCCCTGCGGGTGCGCATCGGCAGCAAAAAGATGCTGCTCAAAGACGTGCTGGGGATGGATATCGGTTCCGTCATCGAACTGGACCAGCTCGCCAACGACCCTCTGGAGATTCTGGTGGACGACAAAGTGATCGCCTACGGCGAAGTGGTCATCGTCGACGGCAACTTCGGCGTGCAGATCACCCATATCGGCAGCAAGCGGGACCGCCTCGAAAAGCTCCGTTCCTGA